In a single window of the Lates calcarifer isolate ASB-BC8 linkage group LG1, TLL_Latcal_v3, whole genome shotgun sequence genome:
- the LOC108897206 gene encoding mitochondrial chaperone BCS1 has translation MPLSDFLDGLKDNPYFGAGFGLVGVGTALAVARKGAQVGMIFFRRHYMITLEVPSRDKSYHWLLSWITKHARHTQHLSVETSYLAHESGRVHTQFDFHPSPGNHIIWYGRKWIRVERTREKQMVDLHTGTPWESVTFTALGRDRQIFFNILQEARELALKQEEGRTVMYTAMGAEWRPFGFPRRRRPLSSVVLEAGVAERIVDDVKDFIGNPKWYTDRGIPYRRGYLLYGPPGCGKSSFITALAGELGYSICLMSLSDRTLSDDRLNHLLSVAPQQSIILLEDVDAAFVSRELLPTENPLAYQGMGRLTFSGLLNSLDGVASSEARIVFMTTNFIDRLDAALIRPGRVDLKQYIGHCTHWQLTQMFRRFYPDEPASEAEQFAELALAAHSEISAAQVQGHFLLHKMDPAGAIDNVGQIRG, from the exons ATGCCTCTGTCAGACTTCCTGGACGGCCTGAAGGACAATCCATACTTTGGGGCTGGCTTTGGACTGGTTGGGGTCGGGACAGCGTTGGCAGTGGCCAGGAAAGGTGCCCAGGTGGGGATGATCTTCTTTCGGAGGCACTACATGATCACTCTGGAGGTCCCCAGCAGGGACAAGAGCTACCACTGGCTGCTGAGCTGGATCACCAAGCACGCCAGACACACTCAGCACCTAAGTGTGGAGACCTCCTACCTGGCGCACGAGAGTGGACGGGTGCACACGCAGTTTGACTTCCATCCAAGCCCTGGGAACCACATTATCTG GTATGGAAGGAAATGGATCAGGGTAGAGAGGACCAGAGAGAAGCAGATGGTGGATCTTCACACTGGAACGCCATGGGAGTCTGTAACTTTCACAGCTTtaggcagagacagacaaatCTTCTTTAACATCTTACAAGAAG CAAGAGAATTGGCActgaagcaggaggaggggcGGACAGTAATGTACACAGCCATGGGTGCTGAGTGGAGACCCTTTGGATTTCCGCGGCGACGCAGAcccctcagctctgtggtgCTGGAGGCTGGTGTGGCTGAAAGGATTGTAGACGACGTGAAGGACTTTATTGGAAACCCCAAGTGGTACACAGACAGAG gCATCCCTTACAGAAGAGGATATCTGCTATATGGACCCCCAGGATGTGGGAAAAGTAGCTTTAT cacGGCACTGGCAGGCGAGCTGGGCTACAGCATCTGTCTGATGAGTCTGAGTGACCGAACCCTTTCAGATGACCGTTTGAACCACCTCCTGAGCGTGGCGCCGCAGCAAAGCATCATACTGTTGGAGGATGTAGATGCAGCCTTTGTCAGCAGAGAGCTGCTTCCCACAGAGA ACCCTCTGGCCTATCAGGGAATGGGAAGACTGACCTTCAGTGGTCTGCTCAACTCTCTGGATGGAGTGGCTTCATCTGAGGCCAGAATAGTTTTTATGACCACCAACTTCATTGACAG GTTAGATGCAGCGCTGATCCGGCCCGGCCGTGTGGATCTGAAGCAGTACATTGGCCACTGCACACACTGGCAGCTCACCCAGATGTTCCGGCGGTTTTACCCGGACGAGCCTGCCTCCGAAGCAGAACAGTTTGCGGAACTTGCATTAGCCGCCCACTCTGAGATCAGTGCTGCACAGGTGCAAGGACACTTTCTGCTACACAAAATGGACCCTGCAGGAGCTATAGACAATGTTGGACAAATTAGAGGATGA
- the znf142 gene encoding LOW QUALITY PROTEIN: zinc finger protein 142 (The sequence of the model RefSeq protein was modified relative to this genomic sequence to represent the inferred CDS: deleted 2 bases in 2 codons) yields MERHLRGHMAFGCFQCQFVTENAKALSDHVLEHNHLPTCPQGNKTTSTTVCTTVSHQPQASSRPKRKLKSNPAYASSLPEDGHKEQPEREGHNIKRVRKAVERDSPLAVDAVPLKSKEYLAEGAEHIYRTNTCPACRRCFKMRSHLQEHLHLHFPDPSLQCPTCKRYFTSKSKLRIHRLREAGEKVHHCHLCEYSAVERNAIRRHLVSMHADEADDGTNGHNYPCPTCGQGFRQSRSLKAHMKIHNILPDSKPVACFQEGCSFQSSLRKELLRHTVEVHGVKAVECRHHACGAIFQKETDMETHYRTHLAYHCSECDFSCSNKTVFLQHQRHGHPGNDRLCCDFCSFVTFNPVEFEQHIGRLHANEKIHRCSQCSYMTSHKRGLKRHMLMHSGDKPHKCSLCDFRCRDESYLSKHMLTHSDNKNFMCAECGYVTKWKHYLNVHMRKHAGDLRYHCDQCPYRCHRMDQLNSHKLRHQAKSLMCEICAYACKRKYELRNHMLAKHSGEEKPPSVYKCKFCTYTTCYRQALQNHENCKHTRLKEFHCALCFYSSFSSISLFLHKRKAHGYVPGDKAWLENYAAKEKERNSTEFLQDFYNKRSTSHEQSEQSTGGHLPSQREQSDFPGAADTSKEAVPESETVDAVNVFDVVSQEVVNEGISDSLPSVSCPEEYCTLILTTLSTTDYQTPSLQNMEENCANQTSRTANSDSSQEKADTSTSTSSSEEDNVAVPHEECELSDLDDSYEPLNNSASQPVEPGKCQTPEVQGDGETVGSVLPPEQNQPLESEVRLKAMKKHDKDQAEAMVLEGRVQMLVVQTKEIYRCDKCSYVTFEETALKYHRQALCRGKIKEHKCQACGAQFKQRRGLDSHLAKKCPALPRKRRTFVGISNTCLVEQESSSQGKEGSTNLAEGTKSNQTELLSSQNRDDQEFHQQEEEVCTSHLTICEGGDDIPPTSTNSGHQQSKIQINKQVKLVKKQSASYNKDRRCITAEKVLYTEKDGKFKCKQCSFSSVKLSTMERHLSACQKKCRKRGNQILSELDDRCDNNSAKEKQDMVNEFSGRTEKKLQNFSCPNCAFKCNQKTALDSHKKRGCMKPGEVQCTMCSFVDKSKISLARHILYVHKKKKCDVAKPKHLLCQHCTFTCKQERCMAQHVALKHKGVRPHSCRYCPFATTRRYRLEEHESLHTGIGRHKCDMCSKTFGAVTKLRQHKMRIHDKQPTHFCSLCDFSGYALDDVRRHNLRCHTGELGHACTHCDSRFSSEIALKNHRKRVHQLQVCFSCKQCDYTCSSEVMLKTHQQSKHCQVKCATCQESFETKENLEIHQRTHLAHKCQLCPFAAKTKQLLAQHLLKEHEEGSLEDKPLKCSTCQFACQHQLVLEQHLRSHGGKRLYKCMDCKYSTRNKQKMTWHIRIHTGEKPYSCEQCSYTCTDPSRLKLHMRVHQEEKKYLCPECGYKCKWATQLKYHMTKHTGEKPYACEECDYRTNRADALRAHRDTQHCDMRPYVCEKCGKAFKTSFILKTHQRQHSDDRPYVCGLCDKAFRWPAGLRHHYLSHTKQQPFCCRHCSYRAKQKFQVVKHLQRHHPEMSVEQGVVKDSEALSLTLKEALQGTLDERAVEVEEEGKAIEVAVVVVKEVQRGQDNETKH; encoded by the exons ATGGAGAGACACTTACGAGGCCACATGGCCTTTGGCTGctttcagtgtcagtttgtcACTGAAAATGCAAAAGCACTGAGTGACCACGTCTTAGAACACAACCATCTTCCAACTTGTCCTCAAG GGAACAAGACCACATCCACAACTGTATGCACCACTGTAAGCCATCAGCCTCAGGCTTCCAGCAGGCcaaaaagaaaacttaaatcCAACCCAGCTTATGCATCATCTTTACCAGAAGATGGGCACAAGGAACAGCCTGAGAGGGAAGGGCACAATATTAAAAGAGTGAGAAAGGCGGTGGAGAGAGACAGTCCTCTGGCAGTGGATGCTGTACCACTGAAATCCAAAG AGTACCTTGCAGAGGGAGCAGAGCACATCTATCGCACCAACACCTGCCCCGCATGTCGGCGCTGCTTTAAGATGCGGTCACACCTGCAGGAGCACCTCCACTTACATTTTCCTGACCCCAGTCTCCAGTGTCCCACCTGCAAGCGTTACTTCACCAGCAAGAGCAAGCTACGCATACATAGGCTCCGTGAGGCAGGTGAAAAGGTTCACCATTGCCACCTGTGTGAATATTCTGCTGTGGAACGAAATGCAATCCGTCGACACCTTGTCAGCATGCATGCTGATGAGGCAGATGATGGTACAAACGGCCACAACTATCCTTGCCCCACCTGTGGTCAAGGCTTTCGCCAAAGCAGGTCACTTAAGGCTCATATGAAAATACACAACATCCTACCTGACAGCAAGCCAGTGGCCTGTTTCCAAGAGGGCTGTTCTTTCCAGAGTTCTTTGCGCAAAGAACTTCTTAGACACACTGTCGAAGTCCATGGGGTCAAGGCAGTAGAATGCCGCCATCATGCCTGTGGTGCCATTTttcaaaaagagacagacatggaGACTCATTATCGGACACACCTCGCCTACCACTGTTCAGAGTGTGATTTCTCTTGCTCCAACAAAACAGTTTTCCTCCAGCACCAGCGGCACGGTCACCCAGGGAATGACAGGCTTTGCTGTGACTTTTGCTCCTTTGTCACATTTAATCCTGTGGAGTTTGAGCAGCACATTGGACGTTTGCACGCCAACGAGAAAATCCACCGCTGTTCTCAGTGCAGCTACATGACCTCACATAAACGTGGCTTGAAGAGACATATGCTGATGCACAGTG GTGACAAGCCTCACAAGTGTAGCCTGTGTGATTTCAGGTGCCGAGATGAATCCTACCTCTCTAAACACATGCTCACTCACTCAGACAACAAGAACTTCATGTGCGCTGAATGTGGATATGTCACTAAGTGGAAGCACTATCTGAATGTCCATATGAGGAAACATGCTGGAGACCTCAG GTATCACTGTGATCAGTGCCCCTATCGTTGTCACCGCATGGACCAGCTAAATAGCCACAAACTACGACATCAAGCCAAATCGCTCATGTGTGAGATCTGTGCTTATGCCTGCAAGCGCAAATATGAGCTTCGCAATCACATGTTGGCCAAACATTCTGGAGAGGAGAAACCACCATCTGTTTATAAGTGCAAATTCTGCACATACACTACCTGTTACCGACAAGCACTTCAAAATCATGAGAACTGCAAACATACCAGGCTGAAAGAGTTTCACTGTGCCCTTTGTTTCTACTCCTCATTCAGTAGCATCAGCCTCTTCCTGCACAAGAGAAAAGCTCATGGGTATGTACCTGGGGACAAAGCATGGCTAGAAAACTATGCTgcaaaggagaaggagaggaattCAACAGAGTTCTTGCAGGATTTTTACAATAAGCGCTCAACATCTCATGAGCAGTCCGAACAATCCACTGGAGGACATCTACCATCTCAAAGAGAGCAATCAGATTTTCCTGGTGCAGCAGATACAAGCAAAGAAGCTGTACCTGAGTCAGAAACGGTGGATGCAGTGaatgtttttgatgttgtttcTCAAGAGGTTGTTAATGAAGGCATTTCAGACAGTCTTCCATCTGTGAGCTGTCCAGAGGAGTACTGTACTCTTATTTTAACTACACTGTCTACCACTGATTATCAAACCCCCTCACTGCAAAATATGGAGGAAAACTGTGCAAATCAAACCTCAAGGACTGCCAATTCTGATTCATCTCAAGAAAAGGCAGACACCTCTACATCTACAAGTTCGTCAGAGGAGGATAATGTAGCAGTGCCCCATGAAGAGTGCGAATTAAGTGATTTAGATGACAGCTATGAGCCTCTGAATAATTCAGCCAGTCAACCAGTTGAGCCTGGGAAgtgtcaaactcctgaagtaCAGGGTGATGGTGAAACAGTTGGTTCTGTTTTGCCACCTGAGCAAAATCAGCCCTTAGAATCAGAGGTCCGTTTAAAAGCCATGAAGAAGCATGACAAGGACCAAGCAGAGGCCATGGTTTTGGAGGGACGGGTGCAGATGCTTGTGGTGCAGACTAAAGAGATTTATCGCTGTGACAAGTGTTCTTACGTAACCTTCGAGGAGACGGCTTTGAAGTACCACCGCCAGGCTTTGTGCCGTGGAAAGATAAAGGAACACAAGTGCCAGGCCTGTGGTGCACAGTTCAAACAGAGGCGAGGTCTTGACAGTCACCTTGCAAAGAAGTGCCCCGCACTTCCGCGAAAAAGGAGGACATTTGTAGGTATTTCAAATACATGTCTAGTTGAGCAGGAGAGCTCTAGTCAGGGTAAGGAGGGATCCACAAATCTGGCCGAGGGAACAAAGTCTAATCAGACAGAGCTTCTGTCCTCACAAAACAGAGATGATCAGGAATTTCATCAGCAAGAAGAGGAAGTATGCACATCTCATTTAACAATCTGTGAAGGTGGTGATGATATTCCCCCAACATCCACTAACTCAGGACATCAGCAAAGTAAAATTCAGATAAATAAGCAAGTCAAGCTTGTGAAAAAACAATCAGCTTCATATAACAAAGATAGAAGGTGTATCACTGCAGAAAAAGTC CTTTACACTGAAAAAGATGGGAAATTTAAATGTAAGCAGTGC AGTTTTTCATCAGTCAAGCTTTCAACAATGGAACGGCACCTCTCAgcctgtcaaaaaaaatgtaggAAAAGAGGGAATCAGATCCTTTCAGAACTGGATGATAGGTGTGATAATAattcagcaaaagaaaaacaggacatGGTGAATGAGTTCAGTGGAAGAACTGAGAAGAAACTTCAGAACTTCTCTTGTCCAAACTGTGCTTTCAAGTGCAATCAGAAAACTGCATTAGACAGCCATAAAAAGAGAGGCTGCATGAAGCCCGGTGAAGTCCAATGTACCATGTGTTCATTTGTAGACAAATCTAAAATTTCTTTGGCCCGTCACATTCTGTACGTtcataagaaaaagaaatgcgATGTTGCTAAACCTAAACATTTGCTTTGCCAGCACTGCACTTTCACCTGTAAGCAAGAACGGTGCATGGCACAACACGTTGCACTCAAACACAAAGGCGTAAGGCCTCACAGTTGCCGGTACTGTCCTTTTGCCACCACAAGGCGCTATCGCTTGGAAGAGCACGAGTCTCTTCACACAGGAATCGGTCGTCACAAGTGTGATATGTGCAGCAAGACCTTCGGGGCTGTGACCAAACTGCGTCAGCACAAGATGCGCATCCACGACAAACAGCCTACACACTTCTGCTCGCTGTGTGACTTCAGCGGCTACGCACTTGACGACGTGAGGCGGCACAACCTCAGGTGTCATACAGGGGAGTTAGGGCATGCTTGCACTCATTGTGATTCTCGCTTTAGTTCAGAAATTGCACTAAAAAACCACCGTAAACGTGTACACCAGCTCCAAGTATGTTTCTCTTGCAAGCAGTGTGACTACACATGTAGCAGTGAGGTCATGCTGAAGACCCACCAGCAAAGCAAGCACTGTCAAGTAAAGTGCGCCACCTGTCAGGAGTCGtttgaaacaaaggaaaacCTGGAGATTCATCAGAGAACCCACCTGGCACATAAGTGTCAGCTTTGCCCCTTTGCTGctaaaacaaagcagctgttGGCACAACACCTTCTGAAAGAACACGAGGAGGGATCTCTGGAAGACAAGCCTCTCAAGTGCAGCACTTGTCAGTTTGCTTGTCAGCATCAGCTGGTGTTAGAGCAGCATCTCCGTTCACATGGAGGCAAGCGTCTGTACAAATGCATGGACTGCAAGTACTCAACTCGGAACAAGCAGAAGATGACATGGCACATTCGCATACACACTGGGGAGAAGCCTTACAGCTGTGAGCAGTGCAGTTACACCTGCACTGATCCATCTAGGCTAAAG CTCCATATGAGGGTTCACCAAGAGGAGAAGAAGTACCTTTGTCCAGAGTGTGGCTACAAATGCAAGTGGGCAACTCAGCTGAAGTACCACATGACCAAGCACACAG GAGAGAAGCCATATGCCTGTGAGGAGTGTGATTACCGCACCAACAGAGCAGATGCCCTGCGTGCCCACCGGGACACACAGCACTGCGACATGCGCCCTTATGTCTGCGAAAAATGTGGCAAAGCCTTCAAGACTAGTTTCATACTGAAAACCCACCAGCGGCAGCATAGTGACGATCGGCCGTACGTGTGCGGATTGTGCGACAAGGCCTTCCGGTGGCCGGCAGGTCTCAGACATCACTACCTCTCTCACACCAAGCAGCAACCTTTCTGCTGTCGTCACTGCTCCTACAGAGCCAAACAGAAGTTCCAAGTGGTAAAGCATCTGCAAAGACACCACCCGGAGATGTCAGTAGAGCAGGGAGTGGTGAAAGACTCTGAAGCTCTTAGCCTTACCCTGAAGGAGGCCTTGCAGGGGACGCTGGATGAGAGAGCAgtggaagtggaggaggagggaaaagcCATTGAAGTAGCGGTAGTGGTAGTAAAAGAGGTGCAAAGAGGGCAAGATaatgagacaaaacactga